A single Methylobacterium sp. 17Sr1-1 DNA region contains:
- a CDS encoding Uma2 family endonuclease — protein MKPLPQTRMSVDEYLAWSEDNPGRYELVQGEMFAMAAERARHAMTRVAVFDALRGAVRAAGVTCRAMPDGMTVRIDAYTAYEPDALVYRGPRIDPNAVEVKSPIIVVEVSSPSTRRTDASEKLTGYFRVPSIHHYLMVDPDRRTIVHHRRSGDGIESTFLQDGILVLDPPGLELPVASLFEEP, from the coding sequence AGCCGCTCCCGCAGACCCGCATGAGCGTCGACGAGTACTTGGCCTGGAGCGAGGACAATCCGGGACGCTACGAACTCGTGCAGGGCGAGATGTTCGCGATGGCGGCCGAGCGGGCGCGTCATGCCATGACCCGCGTTGCGGTCTTCGACGCTCTGCGAGGCGCGGTGCGTGCCGCGGGAGTGACGTGCCGGGCGATGCCGGATGGAATGACCGTCCGCATCGACGCATATACCGCCTACGAGCCGGACGCCCTGGTCTATCGCGGGCCCCGGATCGACCCGAACGCAGTCGAGGTGAAGAGCCCGATCATCGTCGTCGAAGTCTCGTCGCCCAGCACCCGCCGCACTGACGCGAGCGAGAAGCTGACCGGCTACTTCCGGGTGCCGAGCATCCACCACTACCTGATGGTCGATCCCGACCGCCGGACGATCGTCCATCATCGCCGGTCAGGCGACGGGATCGAGAGCACCTTCCTTCAGGACGGCATCCTCGTCCTCGACCCGCCGGGCCTCGAACTCCCGGTGGCGTCGCTGTTCGAGGAGCCCTGA
- a CDS encoding adenosine kinase yields the protein MTASLDLLVLGNAIVDVMARTDEAFLVREGVHKGAMQLIDEARAEHLFQVMGPATIISGGSGANTAVGAAVLGARAGFIGKVRDDELGRLFAHDLNATGVSFSVAPATEGPATARCFVLVTPDGERTMNTYLGACQGLSAADVDEETVRSARHVYLEGYLWDPPAAKEAFRKAAQIAHGAGNTVALTLSDAFCVDRYRDEFLGLIRDGSLDILFANIHELKSLYQTADADTALAALRQETGLLGVVTRSEEGALVVSGAETKAVPASPVREVVDTTGAGDLFAAGFLAGLARGLDHADCARLGAVAAAEVISHLGARPQGDLKALAQQAGL from the coding sequence ATGACCGCCTCCCTCGACCTCCTCGTCCTCGGCAACGCCATCGTCGACGTGATGGCCCGCACCGACGAGGCCTTCCTGGTGCGCGAGGGCGTGCACAAGGGCGCGATGCAGCTCATCGACGAGGCGCGGGCCGAGCACCTGTTTCAAGTGATGGGCCCGGCCACGATCATCTCGGGCGGCTCGGGCGCCAACACGGCGGTGGGTGCGGCCGTCCTCGGGGCGCGGGCGGGCTTCATCGGCAAGGTGCGCGACGACGAGCTCGGCCGCCTCTTCGCCCACGACCTCAACGCGACGGGCGTGTCGTTCAGCGTCGCCCCGGCCACCGAGGGCCCGGCCACCGCTCGCTGCTTCGTGCTGGTGACGCCGGACGGCGAGCGCACCATGAACACCTATCTCGGCGCCTGCCAGGGCCTCTCCGCGGCGGATGTCGACGAGGAGACGGTGCGGAGCGCCCGTCACGTCTACCTCGAGGGCTACCTGTGGGACCCGCCGGCCGCCAAGGAGGCGTTCCGCAAGGCCGCCCAGATCGCCCACGGCGCCGGCAACACGGTCGCGCTGACCCTGTCGGACGCGTTCTGCGTCGACCGCTACCGCGACGAGTTCCTCGGGCTGATCCGCGACGGCAGCCTCGACATCCTGTTCGCCAACATCCACGAGCTGAAGAGCCTGTACCAGACCGCCGACGCCGACACGGCGCTGGCGGCCCTGCGGCAGGAGACGGGGCTCCTCGGCGTCGTCACCCGCTCCGAGGAGGGCGCCCTGGTGGTGTCGGGGGCGGAGACGAAGGCGGTACCGGCCTCGCCGGTGCGCGAGGTGGTCGACACGACCGGCGCCGGCGACCTGTTCGCGGCGGGCTTCCTCGCCGGCCTCGCCCGCGGCCTCGACCATGCCGATTGCGCCCGCCTCGGCGCGGTCGCGGCCGCCGAGGTGATCTCGCATCTCGGCGCGCGGCCGCAGGGAGACCTCAAGGCGCTGGCGCAGCAGGCGGGCCTGTAA